A single Arachnia propionica DNA region contains:
- a CDS encoding MFS transporter — translation MSTQNVPPAAQNASDQIDAKPLTGNQKNLITLVIVANISEFFDMFLIGFVVSLLTKPWNLTGWEAGIILACSGLGTVIGSIMWGALADRIGRRRCFFWCVLLFTVFTAITLLTPERGWIMLAVLRVLVGMGVGGLNITSIPYVQEFVPAKRRGLLAGLASVFIPLGLLLGAQAQQWLAGPIGWRGLIALGALPVLLLIWLRQMPESPRFLQITGRDDEARSAYAWALQIPTEQVGALPRIEATSKSSFGVVFRKYPKQLAIITLGSFSFILGSFTVQSWGQTLLKDGFGFEATMVGGLFTIVSVADMLGRLGSAWLADRIGRRWVMLSFGLLGAVGCVIAALAQDPWLFFAGILVVMTFGDGAFGILNAFGAEQFPNEARSTGLGLGYGIGAMAKVVGPFLMGALIGGDAIKQNVTRDAVPPAFYLFAVLLVIGGVLYMFAKETRNVSLEKI, via the coding sequence ATGAGCACTCAAAACGTTCCTCCCGCTGCGCAGAACGCAAGCGATCAGATCGACGCGAAACCCCTGACCGGAAACCAGAAGAACCTGATCACCCTGGTGATCGTGGCCAACATCTCCGAATTCTTCGACATGTTCTTGATCGGGTTCGTGGTCTCGCTGCTCACAAAACCCTGGAACCTCACCGGCTGGGAGGCCGGGATCATCCTGGCCTGTTCCGGGCTCGGAACCGTCATCGGCTCCATCATGTGGGGAGCACTGGCCGACCGGATCGGGCGGCGTCGCTGCTTCTTCTGGTGCGTGCTGTTGTTCACCGTGTTCACGGCCATCACCCTCCTGACTCCCGAACGCGGCTGGATCATGCTCGCCGTACTGCGGGTACTGGTCGGCATGGGTGTCGGTGGTCTGAACATCACATCCATTCCCTACGTGCAGGAATTCGTGCCCGCGAAACGCCGCGGCCTGCTGGCGGGCCTGGCCTCCGTGTTCATCCCGCTGGGTCTGCTGCTGGGCGCCCAGGCCCAGCAATGGCTCGCCGGTCCCATCGGCTGGCGTGGACTGATTGCACTCGGGGCGCTGCCCGTCCTGCTGCTGATCTGGCTGCGCCAGATGCCGGAATCACCGCGTTTCCTCCAGATCACCGGGCGCGATGACGAGGCGAGGTCGGCGTATGCCTGGGCCCTGCAGATCCCGACCGAACAGGTTGGCGCCCTGCCGCGGATCGAGGCCACGAGCAAGTCGTCGTTCGGTGTCGTGTTCCGGAAGTATCCGAAGCAACTCGCCATCATCACCCTCGGCTCGTTCAGCTTCATCCTGGGTTCCTTCACGGTCCAGTCCTGGGGGCAGACCCTGCTCAAGGACGGTTTCGGTTTCGAGGCGACCATGGTGGGTGGGTTGTTCACCATCGTATCGGTGGCCGACATGCTCGGGCGCCTCGGATCGGCATGGCTGGCCGACCGGATCGGGCGCCGCTGGGTGATGCTGAGTTTCGGCCTGCTCGGCGCGGTCGGCTGTGTGATCGCCGCACTCGCGCAGGACCCGTGGCTCTTCTTCGCCGGGATCCTGGTCGTCATGACCTTCGGGGACGGCGCGTTCGGGATCCTGAACGCCTTCGGGGCGGAGCAGTTCCCGAACGAGGCGCGATCCACCGGTCTGGGGCTCGGTTACGGCATCGGTGCGATGGCAAAGGTGGTCGGTCCGTTCTTGATGGGTGCCCTCATCGGCGGTGACGCCATCAAGCAGAACGTCACCAGGGACGCCGTGCCACCCGCGTTCTACCTTTTCGCGGTGTTGTTGGTCATCGGCGGTGTGCTCTACATGTTCGCCAAGGAGACCCGCAACGTCTCCTTGGAGAAGATCTGA
- a CDS encoding sugar kinase: MFDLTTIGEGQIRLTVPQGERLSNTRQLRMTAACSEANVAGLLSQLGRHTSWCSVLPHSDLAERCISEFRSVGVDMSNMIRVPEGRVALYFMEPGEPPMPSRVTYDRLNTAFREIRVEDVNWDSMLNTRLVFVTGITTALTKATAKVIRHFVDAAHERNIDIALDVNYRGLLWSPERAREVLTGIASRSRIIFCSRKDAGIVFGIEGERAEVSRQLREAFGAEYVVSTDGHNGVYYAGPDGLDDRQVDIVPVIDRPGAGDSFVAATLHGFLGGDVRQGISYGLRVSKYALTHHGDLTHITPSELAIPTTTDIIR; encoded by the coding sequence ATGTTCGACCTCACAACCATCGGCGAAGGCCAGATCCGCCTGACCGTTCCCCAGGGGGAACGCCTCTCCAACACCCGTCAGCTGCGCATGACCGCGGCCTGCTCCGAGGCCAATGTCGCAGGGCTCCTCTCCCAGCTGGGCCGCCACACGTCCTGGTGCTCGGTACTGCCACACAGCGACCTGGCGGAACGCTGCATCTCCGAGTTCCGCTCGGTCGGGGTGGACATGAGCAACATGATCCGAGTGCCCGAGGGCAGGGTGGCGCTCTACTTCATGGAGCCCGGTGAACCCCCCATGCCATCGCGGGTCACCTACGACCGCTTGAACACCGCCTTCCGTGAGATCCGTGTCGAAGACGTGAACTGGGATTCAATGCTGAACACCCGGTTGGTGTTCGTCACCGGGATCACCACCGCCCTGACCAAGGCGACCGCCAAGGTGATCCGTCACTTCGTGGACGCCGCCCATGAACGGAACATCGACATCGCCCTCGACGTGAACTACCGCGGTCTCCTCTGGAGCCCCGAACGGGCCCGCGAGGTGTTGACGGGAATCGCATCCAGGAGCAGGATCATCTTCTGCTCCCGGAAGGACGCCGGAATCGTCTTCGGGATCGAAGGTGAACGGGCCGAGGTCTCGCGCCAGCTCCGCGAGGCCTTCGGGGCGGAGTACGTCGTCTCCACCGACGGGCACAACGGCGTCTACTACGCCGGACCCGACGGCCTCGACGACCGCCAGGTGGACATCGTTCCCGTCATAGACCGTCCCGGTGCCGGTGACTCCTTCGTCGCCGCCACGCTGCACGGTTTCCTGGGCGGCGACGTGCGTCAGGGAATCAGCTACGGCCTGCGGGTCTCCAAGTACGCCCTCACCCACCACGGTGACCTCACCCACATCACCCCGTCGGAGCTGGCGATTCCCACCACCACCGACATCATCCGTTGA
- a CDS encoding L-ribulose-5-phosphate 4-epimerase, with protein MLEELREQVWKGNLALPANGLVAWTGGNLSAITADRELIVIKPSGMLYTDMTPADMVVVDSTGRVVDGDRGPSSDTASHLAIYAGREDVGSVVHTHSRYATAFAAVGKPIPCCLTAIADEFGGPVPCGGYAQIGSDAIGRELLAAIGDSPAVLMRQHGVFTIGSTINKALQAAVMVEDVAHTVFAAMQLGQIEELPAAEIAANHDRYTNRYGTINASTGVSR; from the coding sequence ATGCTGGAAGAACTGCGCGAACAGGTGTGGAAGGGAAACCTGGCGTTGCCCGCCAATGGGCTGGTCGCCTGGACGGGAGGCAACCTGTCGGCCATAACGGCCGACCGGGAGCTCATCGTCATCAAACCCTCCGGGATGCTCTACACCGACATGACGCCCGCCGACATGGTGGTGGTGGACTCCACCGGGCGCGTCGTCGACGGCGACCGGGGCCCGTCCTCCGACACGGCCTCCCACCTGGCCATCTACGCGGGCAGGGAGGATGTCGGATCGGTGGTGCACACCCACTCCCGCTACGCCACTGCCTTCGCCGCGGTCGGCAAACCCATCCCGTGCTGCCTGACCGCCATCGCCGACGAGTTCGGCGGTCCCGTGCCGTGCGGCGGCTACGCCCAGATCGGTTCCGACGCCATCGGCCGTGAACTGCTGGCAGCCATCGGGGACTCCCCCGCCGTCCTGATGCGACAGCACGGCGTCTTCACCATCGGATCCACGATCAACAAGGCCCTCCAGGCGGCCGTGATGGTGGAGGACGTGGCACACACGGTCTTCGCCGCCATGCAGCTCGGGCAGATCGAGGAACTGCCCGCCGCGGAGATCGCGGCCAACCATGACAGATACACCAACCGCTACGGAACCATCAACGCTTCCACCGGAGTAAGCAGGTAA
- a CDS encoding L-ribulose-5-phosphate 3-epimerase translates to MRGIKLGIYEKALVGLPDWAAFFAQVPDAGFSFVDLSIDETPERAARLDWDRATRRLVRDAAADAQVQIGGLCLSLHRSVMPGSADPEMRRRAADVYRKGIHLASDLGVGVVQVAGYYAYYEPADPGARQRYVDTLLDAVPHAAREGIVLGIENVDGNDIASVPDVMELVELADSPWVQCYPDVGNIAGHGGESAAELQAGEGHIVALHVKDVLPGQPRRVPFGTGIADFDSAFKELARQGWSGRVMLEMWHDDAPDSLASCRVARKFIEEKAAAAGLRIVEDRSRQ, encoded by the coding sequence ATGAGGGGCATCAAACTCGGAATCTACGAGAAGGCGCTCGTCGGGCTGCCCGACTGGGCGGCGTTCTTCGCCCAGGTGCCCGATGCGGGATTCAGTTTCGTCGACCTGTCGATCGATGAGACTCCCGAACGGGCCGCACGCCTGGACTGGGATCGCGCCACGCGCAGGCTGGTCCGCGATGCGGCCGCGGACGCGCAGGTCCAGATCGGTGGTCTGTGCCTCAGCCTGCACCGCTCGGTCATGCCCGGCTCGGCCGACCCGGAGATGCGGCGGCGTGCCGCCGATGTCTACCGGAAGGGCATCCACCTGGCCTCCGATCTCGGCGTCGGGGTGGTGCAGGTGGCGGGATACTACGCCTACTACGAGCCCGCCGATCCCGGGGCGCGACAACGCTACGTCGACACCCTGCTCGATGCGGTTCCCCACGCCGCACGGGAGGGGATCGTGCTCGGGATCGAAAACGTCGACGGAAACGACATCGCGTCCGTACCCGACGTGATGGAACTGGTCGAATTGGCGGATTCCCCCTGGGTGCAGTGCTACCCGGACGTGGGAAACATCGCGGGACACGGCGGGGAATCGGCGGCAGAGCTGCAGGCCGGTGAAGGACACATCGTGGCCCTTCACGTGAAGGACGTCCTGCCGGGCCAGCCCCGGCGGGTTCCCTTCGGAACCGGAATCGCCGATTTCGATTCCGCGTTCAAGGAACTGGCACGCCAGGGCTGGTCGGGCCGGGTCATGCTCGAGATGTGGCATGACGACGCCCCCGATTCCCTGGCCAGCTGCCGGGTGGCGAGGAAATTCATTGAGGAGAAGGCCGCGGCCGCGGGGCTGCGGATCGTCGAGGACAGGAGTCGGCAATGA
- a CDS encoding 3-dehydro-L-gulonate-6-phosphate decarboxylase — MRPRLQVAVDNPDLVSALSALNRAEPAVDVIECGTILIIAEGLRAVREIRALYPGKTILADVRIAEAGSLISRHCFEAGATWVSCVSGASLATIGQVVKVAAEFGGEVQVELGESYDAERARAWRELGVGHVIVKRSRDREAAGDLSWGPDDLARISELAGLGFTVTITGGIKAAELGAFAGAPVGVVIAGRSIMGARDPLAAAQELQEAIGRTWP; from the coding sequence ATGCGGCCGAGACTGCAGGTCGCGGTGGACAACCCGGATCTCGTCTCCGCCCTCTCGGCCCTCAACAGGGCCGAACCCGCGGTCGATGTCATCGAGTGCGGCACGATCCTGATCATCGCCGAGGGTCTGCGGGCCGTGCGCGAGATCCGGGCCCTGTACCCGGGAAAGACGATCCTGGCCGATGTCCGGATCGCCGAGGCCGGGTCGCTGATCTCCCGTCACTGCTTCGAGGCCGGGGCCACCTGGGTCTCCTGCGTCTCGGGCGCATCCCTGGCCACCATCGGTCAGGTGGTCAAAGTCGCCGCGGAGTTCGGCGGCGAGGTGCAGGTGGAGCTCGGCGAGAGCTACGACGCCGAACGCGCCAGGGCCTGGCGGGAGCTGGGCGTGGGGCACGTCATCGTGAAACGCTCGCGCGACCGGGAGGCCGCCGGGGATCTCAGCTGGGGTCCCGACGACCTGGCGCGGATCTCGGAACTGGCCGGCCTGGGTTTCACGGTGACCATCACGGGCGGCATCAAGGCCGCTGAACTCGGCGCCTTCGCCGGCGCCCCCGTCGGGGTGGTCATCGCCGGGCGCAGCATCATGGGGGCCCGGGATCCCCTCGCGGCCGCGCAGGAACTGCAGGAGGCCATCGGGAGGACCTGGCCATGA
- a CDS encoding phosphotriesterase family protein, giving the protein MQLVRTILGDIAPERLGVVNAHDHLIRVGAGEVYIDPDHQLADVDKAVEEATRFVTASKNWAAAGTVVDMCPANCGRDLNKLAEVNRRVPDLHVVAATGFHREHVYLETQSHWVSRYTVDQIADLLIADITEGIDANDYSGPIVNRTGHKAGVIKVATAYGKITAFEHKCMEAAAAASIATGAPINTHTTYGTCGLEQAQELIRLGVAPEKIAIGHIQRNADIYYLTQILETGVYLEIDGTYRIKYQPDSNRIMELRELGERGHGKRILLGTDSGKRSYQKAYGSVTGVDFNPANDGPRMLAEGFDRAYVEDLLMHNGQRFFAFVEED; this is encoded by the coding sequence ATGCAACTCGTTCGCACCATCCTCGGAGACATCGCCCCGGAGCGTCTCGGCGTTGTCAACGCCCACGACCACCTCATCCGGGTCGGCGCCGGTGAGGTCTACATCGATCCCGACCACCAGCTCGCGGACGTCGACAAGGCCGTGGAGGAGGCCACCCGCTTCGTCACGGCCTCGAAGAACTGGGCGGCCGCCGGCACGGTCGTCGACATGTGCCCCGCCAACTGCGGGCGCGACCTGAACAAGCTGGCCGAGGTCAACCGCCGAGTCCCCGACCTGCACGTGGTGGCGGCCACCGGTTTCCACCGGGAACACGTCTACCTGGAAACCCAGTCGCACTGGGTGTCCCGCTACACCGTCGACCAGATCGCCGACCTGTTGATCGCCGACATCACCGAGGGCATCGACGCCAACGACTACTCGGGTCCGATCGTCAACCGGACGGGACACAAGGCGGGCGTCATCAAGGTGGCCACCGCATACGGCAAGATCACCGCCTTCGAGCACAAGTGCATGGAGGCCGCAGCTGCCGCGTCCATCGCCACCGGGGCACCCATCAACACCCACACCACCTACGGGACCTGCGGTCTCGAACAGGCCCAGGAGCTAATCAGGCTGGGCGTTGCCCCGGAGAAGATCGCCATCGGCCACATCCAGCGCAACGCCGACATCTACTACCTGACCCAGATCCTGGAGACCGGTGTCTACCTGGAGATCGACGGCACCTACCGCATCAAGTACCAACCCGACTCCAACCGCATCATGGAGCTGCGCGAGCTGGGCGAACGCGGCCACGGCAAGCGCATCCTGCTCGGCACCGACTCCGGCAAACGCTCGTACCAGAAGGCCTACGGTTCCGTCACGGGCGTCGATTTCAACCCCGCCAACGACGGTCCCCGCATGCTCGCCGAGGGGTTCGACCGGGCCTACGTCGAAGACCTTCTCATGCACAACGGCCAGCGGTTCTTCGCTTTCGTCGAGGAGGACTGA